From Bradysia coprophila strain Holo2 chromosome IV unlocalized genomic scaffold, BU_Bcop_v1 contig_5, whole genome shotgun sequence, one genomic window encodes:
- the LOC119071725 gene encoding uncharacterized protein LOC119071725 isoform X3 — MLPEFLFSVGSSMQDISREEFSLMNGGCDKESTRITCNESPLDNIKLGRIPDHEPVSIKIEEPDIYSWNSSTDIGSNLLRHSDDPLISGGAIDDTQNEFNPITNCDTAELSPIVPKKKSTRTRRKGQFKLRFHHQALPQEYLDHYEASQINLQKKEVEQNKRITDMEANDHLKAVRTHESVRNWLQKISEYQTKSASSPPPPKPEIPNEIATNAGQSNKKAARVVSYNDLPYMGEMTLDNSKPRRGRKPKKADICHLIYKNYGTILPGTPKDQHVKNCDKTVSTVPADLKKAETQTKIMSSLLEKRLTHESKRLSPSIVSDDNLNVVRDAKHQIEPLNLCLRDRSDTLTLSSDDESDTLLGSTKTSPLISPTPSETDAFLAANLKTSLLSDTKPPGNQPEISETASTIGSDGQNSGYVFWPPAGVFIHPMALYYQKMVDSGKSLVATTNTTTTPTTPSTVSSTPSPMLAESPSVTPKSEPSVKILIPKNISDMLKQEPSTTTTADIASHSSKSTTPVPQKRKRSAIFIPPMPLETSSSHATEVSICKFKFTGGAKPSLQEKKMLSVDSGGNFRYYSGTGDKSMRGYEFFPRESLQQSSLLTDSSSGAFLNTPGEKISLDLPPPSHGLSNELLQIPEILNPNVSVIVPPPTSVQRVGHSSVRKKRKSRRSVQRENLEKTFKEKGFLIQTQQLESAEVGKIICQANYSRNRRLAMMHKGLPRKAE; from the exons ATGTTACCGGAATTCCTATTTTCTG TTGGAAGTAGTATGCAGGATATATCACGCGAGGAATTCAGTCTGATGAATGGAGGATGTGATAAGGAATCAACTCGCATAACTTGTAATGAATCCCCACTGGACAATATAAAATTAGGACGAATTCCCGATCACGAACCAGtgtcaattaaaattgaagaacCAGACATTTACTCCTGGAACTCTAGCACGGACATTGGATCGAATTTGCT ACGACATTCAGATGATCCGTTGATATCGGGCGGTGCCATTGATGATACCCAAAATGAATTCAATCCAATCACCAATTGTGACACAGCTGAACTATCCCCAATTGTACCGAAGAAAAAGTCAACACGAACTCGTCGCAAGGGCCAATTCAAATTGCGATTCCATCATCAGGCTCTGCCACAGGAATATTTGGATCACTATGAAGCATCGCAGATTAATCTGCAGAAGAAGGAAGTCGagcaaaataaaagaatcacAGACATGGAAGCGAATGATCATTTGAAGGCGGTCCGGACGCACGAGTCGGTGCGAAATTGGCTACAAAAAATTTCGGAATACCAGACCAAATCGGCCTCATCGCCGCCACCACCAAAACCAGAGATTCCAAACGAAATTGCTACCAATGCGGgtcaatcaaataaaaaagccGCACGAGTCGTTAGTTACAACGATTTGCCGTACATGGGCGAGATGACGTTAGATAATTCGAAACCGAGACGAGGCAGGAAACCAAAGAAAGCGGACATATGTCAcctaatttataaaaattacgGCACGATATTGCCAGGAACGCCGAAAGACCAGCATGTGAAAAATTGTGATAAGACCGTAAGCACTGTACCGGCTGATCTAAAGAAAGCGGAAACACAGACGAAAATTATGAGCAGCCTTTTAGAGAAGCGGCTAACGCATGAGAGCAAAAGACTTAGTCCGTCCATTGTAAGTGATGACAATTTGAATGTTGTCCGAGATGCAAAGCATCAGATTGAACCACTAAACTTATGCCTAAGGGATCGTTCGGACACTTTGACACTGTCAAGTGATGACGAAAGCGATACCCTATTGGGCTCGACGAAAACGTCCCCATTAATTTCTCCCACACCGTCCGAAACTGATGCATTTTTAGCAGCTAATTTAAAGACATCATTGCTGAGTGACACAAAGCCTCCGGGTAATCAACCAGAAATTTCCGAAACTGCATCAACCATCGGAAGTGATGGTCAGAATTCCGGTTATGTATTCTGGCCACCAGCTGGCGTTTTTATTCATCCAATGGCACTGTATTACcaaaaaatggtcgattcgGGAAAGTCTTTGGTTGCAACTACGAACACTACCACCACTCCGACAACACCTTCCACAGTCAGTTCCACTCCATCACCGATGCTAGCGGAAAGTCCTTCAGTGACCCCGAAAAGTGAACCGTCCGTAAAAATTCTTATTCCCAAGAATATCAGCGATATGCTAAAGCAAGAACCAAGTACAACAACCACCGCCGATATTGCGTCCCACTCATCGAAAAGTACAACTCCAGTTCCACAGAAAAGAAAGCGCTCGGCAATTTTTATACCACCTATGCCGTTGGAAACCTCATCTAGTCATGCAACAGAAGTGAGCAtttgtaaattcaaatttactgGTGGCGCAAAGCCGTCTCTGCAAGAGAAGAAAATGCTTTCCGTTGATTCGGGCGGTAATTTTCGTTACTACAGTGGTACTGGCGACAAGTCAATGCGTGGATATGAATTCTTTCCACGGGAAAGTCTTCAGCAATCAAGTCTATTGACTGACTCCAGTTCTGGTGCCTTCTTGAACACTCCCGGCGAGAAAATATCGCTCGATTTACCACCACCCTCTCACGGTTTAAGCAACGAACTACTTCAAATCCCCGAAATACTCAATCCAAACGTAAGCGTCATTGTACCTCCACCCACATCTGTGCAACGCGTCGGACATTCGAGTGTGCGAAAGAAGCGAAAATCAAGACGTTCCGTTCAGCGAGAAAATTTAGAGAAAACGTTCAAGGAAAAGGGATTTCTCATACAAACACAGCAGCTGGAATCCGCCGAAG TTGGAAAGATTATCTGCCAGGCGAATTACAGTCGGAACAGGCGACTGGCAATGATGCACAAGGGGCTACCTCGCAAAGCAGAATGA
- the LOC119071725 gene encoding uncharacterized protein LOC119071725 isoform X2 produces MQDISREEFSLMNGGCDKESTRITCNESPLDNIKLGRIPDHEPVSIKIEEPDIYSWNSSTDIGSNLLRHSDDPLISGGAIDDTQNEFNPITNCDTAELSPIVPKKKSTRTRRKGQFKLRFHHQALPQEYLDHYEASQINLQKKEVEQNKRITDMEANDHLKAVRTHESVRNWLQKISEYQTKSASSPPPPKPEIPNEIATNAGQSNKKAARVVSYNDLPYMGEMTLDNSKPRRGRKPKKADICHLIYKNYGTILPGTPKDQHVKNCDKTVSTVPADLKKAETQTKIMSSLLEKRLTHESKRLSPSIVSDDNLNVVRDAKHQIEPLNLCLRDRSDTLTLSSDDESDTLLGSTKTSPLISPTPSETDAFLAANLKTSLLSDTKPPGNQPEISETASTIGSDGQNSGYVFWPPAGVFIHPMALYYQKMVDSGKSLVATTNTTTTPTTPSTVSSTPSPMLAESPSVTPKSEPSVKILIPKNISDMLKQEPSTTTTADIASHSSKSTTPVPQKRKRSAIFIPPMPLETSSSHATEVSICKFKFTGGAKPSLQEKKMLSVDSGGNFRYYSGTGDKSMRGYEFFPRESLQQSSLLTDSSSGAFLNTPGEKISLDLPPPSHGLSNELLQIPEILNPNVSVIVPPPTSVQRVGHSSVRKKRKSRRSVQRENLEKTFKEKGFLIQTQQLESAEGATYCKFRQLRKFTRYLFRSWKDYLPGELQSEQATGNDAQGATSQSRMIASPATTPCLEQSSSSME; encoded by the exons ATGCAGGATATATCACGCGAGGAATTCAGTCTGATGAATGGAGGATGTGATAAGGAATCAACTCGCATAACTTGTAATGAATCCCCACTGGACAATATAAAATTAGGACGAATTCCCGATCACGAACCAGtgtcaattaaaattgaagaacCAGACATTTACTCCTGGAACTCTAGCACGGACATTGGATCGAATTTGCT ACGACATTCAGATGATCCGTTGATATCGGGCGGTGCCATTGATGATACCCAAAATGAATTCAATCCAATCACCAATTGTGACACAGCTGAACTATCCCCAATTGTACCGAAGAAAAAGTCAACACGAACTCGTCGCAAGGGCCAATTCAAATTGCGATTCCATCATCAGGCTCTGCCACAGGAATATTTGGATCACTATGAAGCATCGCAGATTAATCTGCAGAAGAAGGAAGTCGagcaaaataaaagaatcacAGACATGGAAGCGAATGATCATTTGAAGGCGGTCCGGACGCACGAGTCGGTGCGAAATTGGCTACAAAAAATTTCGGAATACCAGACCAAATCGGCCTCATCGCCGCCACCACCAAAACCAGAGATTCCAAACGAAATTGCTACCAATGCGGgtcaatcaaataaaaaagccGCACGAGTCGTTAGTTACAACGATTTGCCGTACATGGGCGAGATGACGTTAGATAATTCGAAACCGAGACGAGGCAGGAAACCAAAGAAAGCGGACATATGTCAcctaatttataaaaattacgGCACGATATTGCCAGGAACGCCGAAAGACCAGCATGTGAAAAATTGTGATAAGACCGTAAGCACTGTACCGGCTGATCTAAAGAAAGCGGAAACACAGACGAAAATTATGAGCAGCCTTTTAGAGAAGCGGCTAACGCATGAGAGCAAAAGACTTAGTCCGTCCATTGTAAGTGATGACAATTTGAATGTTGTCCGAGATGCAAAGCATCAGATTGAACCACTAAACTTATGCCTAAGGGATCGTTCGGACACTTTGACACTGTCAAGTGATGACGAAAGCGATACCCTATTGGGCTCGACGAAAACGTCCCCATTAATTTCTCCCACACCGTCCGAAACTGATGCATTTTTAGCAGCTAATTTAAAGACATCATTGCTGAGTGACACAAAGCCTCCGGGTAATCAACCAGAAATTTCCGAAACTGCATCAACCATCGGAAGTGATGGTCAGAATTCCGGTTATGTATTCTGGCCACCAGCTGGCGTTTTTATTCATCCAATGGCACTGTATTACcaaaaaatggtcgattcgGGAAAGTCTTTGGTTGCAACTACGAACACTACCACCACTCCGACAACACCTTCCACAGTCAGTTCCACTCCATCACCGATGCTAGCGGAAAGTCCTTCAGTGACCCCGAAAAGTGAACCGTCCGTAAAAATTCTTATTCCCAAGAATATCAGCGATATGCTAAAGCAAGAACCAAGTACAACAACCACCGCCGATATTGCGTCCCACTCATCGAAAAGTACAACTCCAGTTCCACAGAAAAGAAAGCGCTCGGCAATTTTTATACCACCTATGCCGTTGGAAACCTCATCTAGTCATGCAACAGAAGTGAGCAtttgtaaattcaaatttactgGTGGCGCAAAGCCGTCTCTGCAAGAGAAGAAAATGCTTTCCGTTGATTCGGGCGGTAATTTTCGTTACTACAGTGGTACTGGCGACAAGTCAATGCGTGGATATGAATTCTTTCCACGGGAAAGTCTTCAGCAATCAAGTCTATTGACTGACTCCAGTTCTGGTGCCTTCTTGAACACTCCCGGCGAGAAAATATCGCTCGATTTACCACCACCCTCTCACGGTTTAAGCAACGAACTACTTCAAATCCCCGAAATACTCAATCCAAACGTAAGCGTCATTGTACCTCCACCCACATCTGTGCAACGCGTCGGACATTCGAGTGTGCGAAAGAAGCGAAAATCAAGACGTTCCGTTCAGCGAGAAAATTTAGAGAAAACGTTCAAGGAAAAGGGATTTCTCATACAAACACAGCAGCTGGAATCCGCCGAAGGTGCTACATACTGCAAATTTAGACAATTACGAAAATTTACCAGATATCTGTTTCGCAGTTGGAAAGATTATCTGCCAGGCGAATTACAGTCGGAACAGGCGACTGGCAATGATGCACAAGGGGCTACCTCGCAAAGCAGAATGATTGCCAGTCCAGCAACGACACCATGTCTAGAGCAGAGTTCCAGTTCAATGGAATGA
- the LOC119071725 gene encoding uncharacterized protein LOC119071725 isoform X1: MLPEFLFSVGSSMQDISREEFSLMNGGCDKESTRITCNESPLDNIKLGRIPDHEPVSIKIEEPDIYSWNSSTDIGSNLLRHSDDPLISGGAIDDTQNEFNPITNCDTAELSPIVPKKKSTRTRRKGQFKLRFHHQALPQEYLDHYEASQINLQKKEVEQNKRITDMEANDHLKAVRTHESVRNWLQKISEYQTKSASSPPPPKPEIPNEIATNAGQSNKKAARVVSYNDLPYMGEMTLDNSKPRRGRKPKKADICHLIYKNYGTILPGTPKDQHVKNCDKTVSTVPADLKKAETQTKIMSSLLEKRLTHESKRLSPSIVSDDNLNVVRDAKHQIEPLNLCLRDRSDTLTLSSDDESDTLLGSTKTSPLISPTPSETDAFLAANLKTSLLSDTKPPGNQPEISETASTIGSDGQNSGYVFWPPAGVFIHPMALYYQKMVDSGKSLVATTNTTTTPTTPSTVSSTPSPMLAESPSVTPKSEPSVKILIPKNISDMLKQEPSTTTTADIASHSSKSTTPVPQKRKRSAIFIPPMPLETSSSHATEVSICKFKFTGGAKPSLQEKKMLSVDSGGNFRYYSGTGDKSMRGYEFFPRESLQQSSLLTDSSSGAFLNTPGEKISLDLPPPSHGLSNELLQIPEILNPNVSVIVPPPTSVQRVGHSSVRKKRKSRRSVQRENLEKTFKEKGFLIQTQQLESAEGATYCKFRQLRKFTRYLFRSWKDYLPGELQSEQATGNDAQGATSQSRMIASPATTPCLEQSSSSME; the protein is encoded by the exons ATGTTACCGGAATTCCTATTTTCTG TTGGAAGTAGTATGCAGGATATATCACGCGAGGAATTCAGTCTGATGAATGGAGGATGTGATAAGGAATCAACTCGCATAACTTGTAATGAATCCCCACTGGACAATATAAAATTAGGACGAATTCCCGATCACGAACCAGtgtcaattaaaattgaagaacCAGACATTTACTCCTGGAACTCTAGCACGGACATTGGATCGAATTTGCT ACGACATTCAGATGATCCGTTGATATCGGGCGGTGCCATTGATGATACCCAAAATGAATTCAATCCAATCACCAATTGTGACACAGCTGAACTATCCCCAATTGTACCGAAGAAAAAGTCAACACGAACTCGTCGCAAGGGCCAATTCAAATTGCGATTCCATCATCAGGCTCTGCCACAGGAATATTTGGATCACTATGAAGCATCGCAGATTAATCTGCAGAAGAAGGAAGTCGagcaaaataaaagaatcacAGACATGGAAGCGAATGATCATTTGAAGGCGGTCCGGACGCACGAGTCGGTGCGAAATTGGCTACAAAAAATTTCGGAATACCAGACCAAATCGGCCTCATCGCCGCCACCACCAAAACCAGAGATTCCAAACGAAATTGCTACCAATGCGGgtcaatcaaataaaaaagccGCACGAGTCGTTAGTTACAACGATTTGCCGTACATGGGCGAGATGACGTTAGATAATTCGAAACCGAGACGAGGCAGGAAACCAAAGAAAGCGGACATATGTCAcctaatttataaaaattacgGCACGATATTGCCAGGAACGCCGAAAGACCAGCATGTGAAAAATTGTGATAAGACCGTAAGCACTGTACCGGCTGATCTAAAGAAAGCGGAAACACAGACGAAAATTATGAGCAGCCTTTTAGAGAAGCGGCTAACGCATGAGAGCAAAAGACTTAGTCCGTCCATTGTAAGTGATGACAATTTGAATGTTGTCCGAGATGCAAAGCATCAGATTGAACCACTAAACTTATGCCTAAGGGATCGTTCGGACACTTTGACACTGTCAAGTGATGACGAAAGCGATACCCTATTGGGCTCGACGAAAACGTCCCCATTAATTTCTCCCACACCGTCCGAAACTGATGCATTTTTAGCAGCTAATTTAAAGACATCATTGCTGAGTGACACAAAGCCTCCGGGTAATCAACCAGAAATTTCCGAAACTGCATCAACCATCGGAAGTGATGGTCAGAATTCCGGTTATGTATTCTGGCCACCAGCTGGCGTTTTTATTCATCCAATGGCACTGTATTACcaaaaaatggtcgattcgGGAAAGTCTTTGGTTGCAACTACGAACACTACCACCACTCCGACAACACCTTCCACAGTCAGTTCCACTCCATCACCGATGCTAGCGGAAAGTCCTTCAGTGACCCCGAAAAGTGAACCGTCCGTAAAAATTCTTATTCCCAAGAATATCAGCGATATGCTAAAGCAAGAACCAAGTACAACAACCACCGCCGATATTGCGTCCCACTCATCGAAAAGTACAACTCCAGTTCCACAGAAAAGAAAGCGCTCGGCAATTTTTATACCACCTATGCCGTTGGAAACCTCATCTAGTCATGCAACAGAAGTGAGCAtttgtaaattcaaatttactgGTGGCGCAAAGCCGTCTCTGCAAGAGAAGAAAATGCTTTCCGTTGATTCGGGCGGTAATTTTCGTTACTACAGTGGTACTGGCGACAAGTCAATGCGTGGATATGAATTCTTTCCACGGGAAAGTCTTCAGCAATCAAGTCTATTGACTGACTCCAGTTCTGGTGCCTTCTTGAACACTCCCGGCGAGAAAATATCGCTCGATTTACCACCACCCTCTCACGGTTTAAGCAACGAACTACTTCAAATCCCCGAAATACTCAATCCAAACGTAAGCGTCATTGTACCTCCACCCACATCTGTGCAACGCGTCGGACATTCGAGTGTGCGAAAGAAGCGAAAATCAAGACGTTCCGTTCAGCGAGAAAATTTAGAGAAAACGTTCAAGGAAAAGGGATTTCTCATACAAACACAGCAGCTGGAATCCGCCGAAGGTGCTACATACTGCAAATTTAGACAATTACGAAAATTTACCAGATATCTGTTTCGCAGTTGGAAAGATTATCTGCCAGGCGAATTACAGTCGGAACAGGCGACTGGCAATGATGCACAAGGGGCTACCTCGCAAAGCAGAATGATTGCCAGTCCAGCAACGACACCATGTCTAGAGCAGAGTTCCAGTTCAATGGAATGA